DNA from Ictalurus punctatus breed USDA103 chromosome 7, Coco_2.0, whole genome shotgun sequence:
TACTTCACTAAAAGTCATTTTCAGGGAAAATTTGtcagaagtaaaataataatcagaataatgagtaaaaaaagaaagaaattaaaaaaagaaagaaaagtcacTGTGTCTGAATTACTGATAAAAAGTGattcatttttatgtatatctTCAAATCCCTAATCACTAGACTGTACTCTGACTGTACTAGACTGAGGACTGTATCCTCAGTTCTGGAGGATAACTGTGTTTGTTTAACCTGGTTATTCTTCTTAAGGATTAAAATGACAGTGGACACTTAAAACGCTGTGAGCTCTTTATTCTCAGGTTGCAGTCTATAATAATGGACACATAAAAGGCCGTGGCTCATAGTTCTTACTACAGTGAAGCACTTTGAGGCCGAATTAAAGACATACAGCACAGAAATCAAAGACCCATGAATCAAGCAGCTTTGTTTATCATACTTCTTCTTTACCAAGACAGAATGTTCTGTTTTTATCAGGATTTATAAGTATCCTTCACTCTTGACATGAGGTGAAAAGTACATTTAGAACATTTAGAGCGCTCGATAGTAGAAAAAAAGGCAAATGGCCCTTGCAGTTGTCAGACATGCCCTGATATAGTATTTTGGAGGTTCCAGTGTATCCTCCTCCCTATCTCCATTCAGAAAGGTCAGCTGTGTTGCTTGTGTACCTCTTGGATATGCTTCATGCAGGAAAATACGTGTGACTCTGTTTTCTTACCAGGATCTTGTTCGTGCCATGTGACCTGTTGGATTCCATTACCCTTggctctgtgcatgtgtgtgtgtgtgtgtgtgtgtgtgtgcgcgtgtcaGAGATATTAAGTTGACAGGGTCATATTGCATGGAGAAAAACAGGCACTGACAGCAGGGTATAATAAGCTTGTTTTGCTCCATGCGGTTACTAAACACCTCCTGTAACTTCTGTGCTGGTTCAGTATAACTGTAGCAGTAGTGTGCTGTATATGCATTTCCAACAATATGTTGGTTTACCTGCTGGCTACATCTTGTATGTCCTCATTCTGAGGTTTTGACCAGTGGACTACCGTCAGTCTCTGAGAGCCACTGTACGAAGAACCACTTCATACACtgataaacacattatttgCCTGTTTGCCTGACAAACATGGACTGAATACAAAATGCTTTAGGCTtccatacagtacagtattcaTAATTTGTTTGTGATTACCATGTTAAGGAATACTACAAATTTCTTTAATTAAGCCCTAAATTCTTCCAGAACGTATTgttaataatccatccatctatcttctataccgaTTATCCTTCTTCTGgttcacggggaaacctggagcctatcccagggagcatcatgCACAATGTGGGGtgtaccctggacagggtgccaatccatcacagggcacaatcacacacacattcacacacccattcatgcactacggacactttgtacatgccaatcagcctacaatgcatgtctttggacagggggaggaaactggagtacccagaggaaacccccgcagcacggggagaacatgcaaactccgcacacacaggccatggtgggaatcaaacccctgaccctggaggtgtgaggcaaatgtacttattgttaataataaacaattgtaTTTCTTAAAGctgttagatttaaaaaataataataattgggaTTTCACCCtctctggtttaaaaaaaaatgctattacAAGCTACTTGTAGAAGAATTTCATAACGTGGGGTATGCTGGGTGCAGATTAATCTCATGGCTGCAGATGCCAAGAAATACGCATTCACCAAATCAGGGTTTTGTTCCAAACACTAATAATGTGCATTAAGTAGTATGCCTAAATATTAAAGACAATCAAGGATATAAACAATGTTAGGTTGGTATTACAGAAGTGCTAGTCACAGTTACTGAGTATTTGTAGGAGATTTTGCTCCTTCACCTATCAACAAGAGTTTATTTTAGCTACTGTCAGCTGATTACTCTTTGACTTTGACTGCCTGATTTAGCGGCAGACTGCCCCTGAATTGACGACCTGCCATGATGTAACAGCTTTTCTGCAGTATAATATACAGCACATATTCTACAGATCAGGTCAATGGACGCAGGGCACAAGGCTGGGAGGCTACTCTGGAGAGGGTGCCAACATGTCcaacgcagggcacaattgcacacacattcatgcacacatacacatacacacgcacgcacaatttagagatggcaatcagcctacaatacatgtctttgaactgagggaggaaaccagagtacctgtaGGAAACCCCtggagcatggggagaacatgcaagctctgcacatgCAGGGTGGAGGGGGGAatgaaacccccaaccccggaccTGCAAGGCAACGGTGCTGAATTCATATATTGactttctcacactctcactaTACTTACTGTCGCCTGTTTTGCTGCCACTCACTGTGTAACATTTGTGCCTAAACTTCTGACCGGACACCCCTGACATAGTACTGACAGTGAATTTCTATTAATTCTATTTATATTAATGATTTGTCTGGGCACCTCATGTTATACAGTagtttattgtttgtgtgtgtgtgtgtgtgtgtgtgtgtgtgtgtgtgtgtgtgtgtatatatatatatatatatatatatatatatatatatatatatatatatatatatatatatatatatatataatattgaacAGGGGAAAAAATCCTACACACCATAACTTTAAGGGTGATGACCCATTTTTTCTGAAAGTCTAAGTAATAGAGTGTACTATTTCTTCAATACAAATAGGACAAatttaaatgtttcatcataagactaattataatgtttatgtgcaaacaaacaaacaaacaatacctGAACTGTATGAAATCACTTCTCTTATCCAAATTTCAGTCAGCGGCTGTTCCTAAACAGACACTTAATTTGAGgaaaggcaaaaaaaacaatgttcaaTGTACCTTGTAAATGTAACTGAAGATTACCCATTAAAACTGAATACAATGCATTTACGAGGTGGCATGCATTTGTATTACATTTGTATATAATTTTTCTCCTTAGATGCATTTCACCCCGCAAAAAAAGGCAGTTAAAAAAACTTGCCTGGTAACATTTTTAGTTCAGCAAACTGTTTTGTATTAGAAGGAAAAGGGAGGAAAGTAGATCTACTGGCGGTATAGCAACAAGAAACGCTTTACAGCAATTGGTTAGTGGCGTGGACACTGGCCAATCAGATCACCCGACTGCGGCACGCGCTGGTAACTGCTGTCCCTGGAATTTGAAGCTCTGTTCTGATTGGTGGACTGATTGTGGTCGTTGTCCACGGAAGCCCATAAATACTGGTAGACTCTGTCTGGGTGTTTATTTGATATGAATGTTTGAGGTTGTATCTTTTTGGAGTGTGTATGCATGagtgaaatatttatataaagacTTTCATGACTAATATATTTTAACTTATTTTATAACGGTAAGTATTTATACCTACGTtatgttattttgttgttgttctataGCAATCTTTAATAAGCTAGTGATATAGGTAACGGTAGCCAGCTTTGTTTGCCTTTGGTTTAGGACTGGAAGTTTTTCCAAGTTATTCAAACGGTTCAGAGATGAGATGAGCAGATTTCTgtcatgacatgacatgatttTAGTTTGCAGCCTCGTTTAGTAACTgcgtttttatttgtgtttaaactGTACTGATATTTAGCGAAATGTTTGGATTTTCGTAAATGTGGCTTCATAAAATGGATGCTTaatggcttttatttttttcgtcCTATTTCTTTTTCAGCACTTTATAAGGCCAAGAAATGGTTTTCACAATGGTTGCAACAAGTACACAAAAGAATAAAAGCTCTGAATTCATCTCGGATTTTGTTGACGGAGGATACGATCAGTCATGCATCGACAACGGTAATGTACATATTTTTCGGATTTCACCCATTTTCTGCAGTAGTATAGATATTTGGTGTCGAGAGCAGGGCTATAGATCAGGTGCTAGCTGATGTGCATGTTTATGTGGCTGTGGAGCTGCAGGGCAGAGGCTGGCCGCAGTGACGTCACCAACCAGATGAAGTCATGCTGTTCAGGCAGCACAGCTCCTTTTGTCAGCCTCAGTGTACATCCCCACGATAAAAGCTGCAGACATTAGTGTCAGCTCTCATAAAGGTGTGACTTAAAGCAAACTAATTGAGTGAGCGTTCTACCTACACGTTATAGAGCTCCTTTTCATTACACTTCTATTGTCATTGTCTGAAAAGAGAGAGCAGGGCTTGTGTGAACATGTAACTTAGTCTGAATGTGCCTGAATTCTTGCCTAGAATAAACAAGGCCCAAGGAGTGATGCATATAAAATGCATACCATTTGCAAATGGATCATTGACCATTCAGTGTTAATTTTATTACTTGTAAACATTATGGAAGAGGAGATGATTGAATGGAGAGTAGATGAGTCTTAAAAATTGCAGTATGCTTTAATAGTAAGTGCTAGTTTGATTAAAATGGCAGTAACTTCAAAATCACACCCGATATTTGGATTAACCTGGAGTTGGGTGCAATGTCTTGTTCCTTATGATGGTCTCAACATGTTGTCCTGATGTATTGTTTAGAACTGGACTTCTGGGAGCGCTGCCTGACTGAGCCGTACCTGAGCGCTGAGGCTTGTGAGGAGTGGGCGTGCCAACAGCTGGTGCGTCTGCTTGAGGGCTGCTTAGCACGAGCAAAGACCAGCACTCTGCATTGCACAAGAGTGTTGGTGCCAGAGACTCTGACCCGGCGGGTGGCACGAGACGTTTTGAGGCTAGCAGCAGGTGAACCCTGTGGGTTACGTGGCTGTGTGCTGGATGTGCGCCTCGAACTGGAAGAGCAGCGTAAACAGCGGCGTTGTGCAAAGCTCGAACGGTTGGTTTGTGACGCCAGCATGGTGCCCACCTTTGAGCTGACACTAGTCTTCAAACAAGATGGCAGCAGCTGGATGAACTTGCGGGACTTCCTGCGTATTGGTACATGCTTTTCACGTCGCACGCTCAAGCTTGGCCCTGGCTTCCGGCTCGTTAAGAAGAAGCTCTACTCGTCAGCGGCTGGTACCGTAGTTGAGGAGTGCTAAGCCGCTGGGCTGGGGTTTAACGGTACGGTGCACTtcaacacttcaggatgtgaaTGTACAGAGCTGCCTTTTGAACGGctctttttattaattttttttccccccctgcaCTTTTTATACTATTAATGTGAACTAGTTCAGTAGTTTCACTGTATGTTCTGTTTTGTGGGTGGTGGATTAACACAGTTAGCCATTTGAAATGTTTGAGTTTAATGTCTCTTGTCATAGGATGTTGTGCCCATAATTGTGCTGTCTGTGTTATTCATATTTTCAGTTATTTCCTAGTGCACAATGTTGTGCCATAAATTCTTGCTGATTCTTACTAGTATGCAACCAACACCTTTAAATACTAAAAGGGACTTGCACGGCTTCATATCAAATATGTGGGAGAGGGGCATTTTTCTGAAAGTATTTTGCTTTCTGCAGAGTgtctgtttataaaaaaaaaaaataattaaaaaaaaactgcttctGATTGCAGTAAAGCTCAATGTAagtgtaaaaaatgttttcaatgtcctacaattgtttaaaataatttttggcTTTTCTAGGAAGCTTATGTGGTCAAATGCCTGTTTAGCACCTAGCCCCAGTTGcgcccccaccaaaaaaaaaactggacatATTTTTAGGAGGTTCCTATTACAGGAAGTGGAAAGTCTCTGACAATAAACTATTTTGAATGCatcttattttgttttgtttcatttcaagtTTTCATACATTGACCTGCTTGGCTACCAGCACTGatgcactgtttcaaaaatgCAATACAGTGTCCTTGGGGAAATGAAAGGAATGTTCTAGCAATTTGCATGTTTATAGCTCCAGCAGCATATACTGATGTGCCTTTTTGTTGAACAGTAAACTCTTTTACCTACTGTTTAGTACAAAGTTATGAGAAATCAGAAGCATGCCAACTCTGTAGAAATGGATATGCCTTTTGTATTTAAAACTACACCACTTCCACAAAACCTAGAACAGGGCACTGGGAAAGCTAAATCTCTACCACTGATTCATGCTACTTGTACAGACATGAAACAAGCTATGTTTTGATATTCCATATACTAAGGGTTTAACACCATGACTATACCTGTTTggtgctcaaaaaaaaaaatcacgtctATACAAGGATGTAAGTAAGGGTAAAAATAGAGgttaagaaattttttttttttttttttttttttttttttttttgtggcttttGGAAGAAAAAATTGTCACCCCATCTCCAAGAACCTGCTCTGCTTACTCAAAATGTTCTAAAAGAAATGACAACAGCCACTGTGGCAACAGGCACTAAAggttcagtgagcacagtaaggcataTACTAAACACCTTtcggtttccatgccagaactccaagacatacaccTATACTGGCctaaaagcacaagaaaagttggCTCAAAACcctataaataagccacagaagtttagggattctgttctgtggagtgatgaaacaaaactggaacttttcagcacaatggatcagtggtatgtctggaggaaaaagAATGTAAAAAGAATACCAGAGTCAAGTATGGCGGtggcttggtgatgctctggggttgctttgcatcctctggcactagaaacctgcagcgtgtggaaggcaagatgaattcattgaagtatcaggaaatacttcggaaataaaaatttatataaagGGCTATTTAAGTAAGCAAGAAAGACACATAAATTACCTGAGACATAAAactttgtaaaataaaacaattaaaataatcaaattctTGATGATTAAATTGCTGACCCTagtggggaatttttttttaatttttttttttttaatcagattcAAGGGTAACAGGAGGGTTAATTCATATTTGTAGATGTGTTATACTTCGTATGTAAAGGTTGGTATGGGTGAGTGGTGGGTGTAGAACGTAACAGACAGGACAGTAGATGTGACATGGATATGATATTCATCAAGATGGAGGGGGCTGTTGTCTGGGGAGGATGTGAAAAGAGTAGTTGTTGGAATGTTGGTTGAGTTAATTATGTATAACAGCAATTTTGGTTTCTATGaattttgcgtgtgtgtgtaatttagttgtgtgtatttgtgagtATTATGGTTGAGATTGGTGTGGTTTGGCTTTGGTTATGTGATTTGTCTGTAGGGACAGGTATTGTTAGGTACTGTGACGTGATTCCGTAGTGTATGTAGATGCTCACTGGTATCTAATTAAAGTTAAAAAGGTAGTTTTTCCATTGTTATGGATTCAATTATTAAGTTTTTCCAATGTGTGATATTAATGTTAGTCTTTGATTTCCAGTTTGTTAGTATTGTTTTCTTGGCAATGGTTAATGCTGTAAAAATAactgttgtgttttctgttgatcCCAGATGTATCTCTGAGTAAGAAGAGCGAAGGGGAGAGTGGGATGGTGTGATttagaaaatgaaacatttccttAGTAATTTGTTTCTAGAAGTGTTTAACTGGTGTGTAGTCCTATGGCATGTATGTAATCAACTGGTGCATTTTGTGTGCATTGCGTGCAGATATTGGAATCCCTGTAGCCTATTTTATACATATACCATATAGCCCCACAGcccattatatatatagtaatagtaatacaTATTAGctactctttataaaataaatataaacctcTGAGTTTTATAGGTTAACTTTAAATTTGAGCCAATGTGAGCTAATGAATATTGCAATATGGTTCAGAAAGAGGTCAAATGACTAGCATGTTATTATCACTATGCAGGTTTTGTTACTAGATTTGAGTTTGGTATCCCTATGAATATTTGGTTCTagctgtagtgtatatatagtacatACTGATCCTTATATCAGTACTATCTATGAATTGGATTACAACCCCaattatgaaaaagaaaaaaaaatgtaactcaGTTTACCCTGGACTATATTGAAAAcgcattattaacacattttttgatgttttgctttgtgaatttaatttagttttgaaaatatacactcatttcaaatctcatgactgcaacacactctaaaaaagttggaacagtcgactgtttaccactgtgtaacatcaccttttcttttaataacattttaacgagcagaattttcccccattcatctattgtgcatttcttcagctgtgcaactgtacagggctTTTGTTGCCTTATATTGGCtgcaggactgcaggcaggccatgctagcacccacactctctgcttatgcaaccatagCTTTGTCTTGgacaagccataataaaggtttactgttttaagctgttatTTGCTGTTTTGCGTGTATATAAACTGTGGAAGttccatgccatgggcactgacaacCCCCATatcatgacagatgctggcttttggacctgactctGATAAAAGCtgggatggtccttttcctctttggcccagagaatatgttgttttgtccaaaactatttgaaatgttgactcgtctgaccacaaaacacgattccactgtgctactgtccatctcagatgagacggagcccagagaagttggcggCGCTTCTGAACAGTGTTGATGTGTGGTTTCTGCTTtgtatagtaaagccttaacctgcatctgtggatgcagcggcgaatggtgttgactaccaaaggtttaccaaagtattcctcaACCCatatcaggatatccattacagactcagtCTTGCCCTTTATATactgagatttgaccagattccttgaatcttttaattatattgtgcagtataattatattgtatataaattcccaaaatcctaccgactGGGGAATATTGTTCTCAAAGTGCTGGATTATTCTCTGACTCATCAGTTGGCAGATTGGAgagcctcaacccatccttgctcttgataGAATAGGCCTTATTTGGAAGCTCCTTAAATACTACAATTAGATGATTgcttcacctgtttcacatcaccttcttatttcaacttgtcacatcactattagtcctaaattgctcCTGTCAACTTTTCTGgcacatgttgcatgcatcaatttcaaaataaacatttatcttcaaaaaactatacAGTTGATTagctaaaacatcaaataccttgttttttatatgtttttttgtttaaatacaagtcaaagtacatttacaaatcactcttctttttttattagcattttccatactgtcccaactttttcagaactgGTGTTGTAGAAACAATTTTCCAACAACGTGAAGTTGTCACcccatgaaattaaataatcacCAAAACTATGACATTTCTTTGTGCTACATTTGTTCGGATTTGGAGAACAgcacaaatgcaaataaattaataaataaataaacagcacaaACGTAGCACAGCACAAATGTAGCACAAATGAATGGCATCGTTTTGgtgattatttaatttcatgggGTACCAACTTCACATTGTTAATTTTCCAGTTCACATGGTTAATTTCCCAGTGTCACTGCTTTAAAAGTCCATGAATTGTTTTGATGAGTCTTGAGGTGCTGATTCAACCCTGCACTAATTtgagaagttgtcattttaacttatgaaaaaaaaaaaaaaagtttatttgtgATTTAACACCTGTAGTCTTACCACTCTGAGGCCTTTTCTGCACTagtttcatgttttcattttaccCATATTTACCTGACGTTCATCTTGAGCTCAGTGGTTCAATTTTTCTGTGGTCTTTATGTGTATACGAGTATATCATTTCCAGAAGCAAATTTCTCAAAATCTTAGCATATTCataaagaaagaataaatgCTGATCGCGGTATTACAGTGCTGTGACCTGTAGCCCCTGTGTGCCCTTGTATGCTTTAGACAGTCACTGAGAAACGTGCAACAGCCAAGATAAATAACTTCATCTACATTTGACTGATTTATTATCTTTCCTAAAATGCCATTTTCTATCAATTTGATCAATTTCTAGGACAGAATATTGTCTATTTTTGACCTGAAGTATAATTTGCATATTGGACAGTTTTGTGTGATACTAACTAATGTTACAGAGATTTCTATATGCAGTGCAGGTTCTAAATAATTTAACAGTGATTCAACCTTTGTGTGATGAACCAACAGATATGAGATTATATGGCAGATTGTCAGATTTAGTTTGAGTGTCTTTACTCCTATTTCTGATTATCTGTATAAGAATCACTGCCAGATAAAAGCAATAGGTCTGTTGTCTGCTTACTTGTTCCTTGGCCATTCTTTATGTTTACTTGTCTAGATGTCACATTTGCATTTGGGGTCTGTTACTGTTGATGGCAAGAGAAGTGTGAATAGcatcaataaaacatttaaaattttgattacagatatttacatttacattagtcATTCACTTGGTAGACAGATGCATTCATCCAAATTTACATACATACTTTTACATCTACAGCAGTTAGCAgactcccttatccagagcaacttacagaaatgctttgtagtctctatccaaaacatatcctcatgctagttcaatAGGTCAGGATCTGAGAATACCATCAAACTAAACCCTGTTAGGGAGATGTCAGTGCAGAACAAAGCAgttattaaatatgaatgagAAAAGGACTACAGGAAATTACCTCACTGATAAttgcaaatgaaaacaaacccaGATACATATACATGCGTTATGCACACAAAGGGACATATAATTGATCAATATTCTCTTAGAGGTTCTCTCAGAACAGCTGAGTCTGAAGAGCGAATGAATTTCTTTTTTCAACCACTCtggaaaaaaatgttatgtaaatattatttcatagtAGTAATATGTTTCTTTGCTTCCCAATCCCTCCCATTACTTCAATGCCGAACAGTCTCCAGCTATTATAGAATGATGAGCTTTAAGCTTGTGAAAGTGGGCCAGTTCTTGTGGTCTGGGACAAAATACGTTGGGGATTCATTTTCTGTCTAATCATATTAAACAACATCAGCATATTTGCATAATTACCTTTCCAAATGGCAAATGCATTATCTAAACCCATGAGATGATATCTGGTATCTGTGGTTGGATTATAGGAATGAAAACTGATTCACACACATCTGACCTtggcatgaatgtgtgtgtgtgtgtgtgtgtgtgtgtgtgtgtgtgtgtgtgtgtgtgtgtgtgtggtccccATACAGGTAGGAATACATGAAAATATAGAGATTGTGAGTACCTTTGACCTTCGTCATAAGTTGCCATTAGAGTTAGATGTTGCCATTGCATTATTTAGCTACAGTAATAATTAATATCCTTACAAAGACAGTAAAacaagcttgtgtgtgtgtgtgtgtgtgtgtgtgtgtgtgtgtgtgtgtgtgtgtgtgtgtgtgcgtgtgtgtgtgcgcacactcAGCAGCTGTTGTCAGACTGGCACGCTGTAATGCATACCTGCTGATTTCGCATTATACCTGCCAAACTATGCAGCATTTTACACAGAGGTGGAAGGACATCACCCATCCTCGCTTACACATATGACAAGTTCTTTGAAATGCATGTTGATAGGTTTCTGAAAGAAGCTAAACTAATATAACAAAACAACAGTATCATTCTTCAGCAGCTCACTGCTGTTGCAATAATAAATAGTGGTCAGTTATTAAGAGAATGTAAAGTACATGTCAGTTTATTCTGTTtggaataaatgaatacaaaaatatgagattacaaaaatggaaaaactttttaatttttttttatagatataCCTATTTTTGTTTCTGTCTTGTCTCACACATTGCATTTAAATGCAATCGGGATTCAAGATACAGATTAAAGCACACTATTTACACAAACCACATCATAGTCACCACAAAGCCTGCTGCTGATTGCTCAACATCTTATTTCCACTGCTACAATGCATTACCGCATTCTTCTAAGGAACAGGCTTTTTGTCAATATATTGCCCGCCAAATTGCCATGCTTTCATACAGCCTGTTCTGTCCTTGCACAGTAACAGGATGTTCCACAAGTTGACACCCTCAGTGAAAGAAAGGCTTAATGTttggtgtcttcagtgtatgCATGGATCTCTAGGAATTCATGGGAACTACTTGACTGTCTTATGGAGGTCATTTATGACATTGAATTCATTGGAATTTCCACCAAATTACTATACAATATAGCATAAGTATATAATATCCTTAAATATGACCTTATTTAGTCAGTTGGTCATTTAGAAACAGAACTACAGTAATGGTAAAGTTCCTG
Protein-coding regions in this window:
- the LOC108267143 gene encoding DNA damage-inducible transcript 4-like protein, with translation MVFTMVATSTQKNKSSEFISDFVDGGYDQSCIDNELDFWERCLTEPYLSAEACEEWACQQLVRLLEGCLARAKTSTLHCTRVLVPETLTRRVARDVLRLAAGEPCGLRGCVLDVRLELEEQRKQRRCAKLERLVCDASMVPTFELTLVFKQDGSSWMNLRDFLRIGTCFSRRTLKLGPGFRLVKKKLYSSAAGTVVEEC